In Castanea sativa cultivar Marrone di Chiusa Pesio chromosome 6, ASM4071231v1, a single window of DNA contains:
- the LOC142639487 gene encoding uncharacterized protein LOC142639487 — MANEGKKKGRGPTRNLKLAKEFKGGERYEFGWLNGRPVGPHSRDLINECTTLVRAQQNVPLKFTDWKKVPYINKRKLFDKVLEYFKVEGQEQEVWQQMGSPYSNYRDSLKKKWFKPYGEATEEARANVPPGLEKDDWNCLVDLWSQKDYMDLCLKNKENRDKNNIIHTSGSKSFQQCRAEEKEKTGHSPNRIELFDITHVQANGQAINESTQDALV, encoded by the exons ATGGCAAACGAAG GGAAGAAGAAAGGGCGAGGGCCTACTCGGAATCTTAAACTGGCCAAAGAGTTCAAGGGAGGGGAAAGATATGAGTTTGGTTGGTTGAATGGAAGACCTGTAGGGCCTCATTCTCGTGACTTAATAAATGAATGTACAACACTTGTTAGGGCACAACAAAATGTACCTCTAAAGTTCACAGATTGGAAAAAAGTACCATACATCAACAAGAGGAAGCTTTTTGATAAAGTATTG GAGTATTTCAAAGTTGAGGGTCAAGAGCAAGAGGTTTGGCAACAAATGGGTAGCCCTTACTCAAATTATCGTgactccttaaaaaaaaagtggtttaaGCCATATGGTGAAGCAACAGAAGAGGCACGAGCAAATGTTCCACCCGGACTCGAGAAGGATGATTGGAATTGTCTCGTGGATTTGTGGAGCCAGAAAGATTATATG GACTTGTGtttgaaaaacaaggaaaatcgGGACAAAAACAATATTATCCACACTTCTGGTTCAAAAAGTTTCCAACAATGTAGAGCGGAAGAG AAAGAGAAGACAGGTCATAGCCCTAATAGAATTGAATTATTTGACATCACCCATGTGCAAGCTAATGGGCAAGCAATAAATGAATCAACACAAGATGCATTGGTATGA
- the LOC142639488 gene encoding uncharacterized protein LOC142639488 yields the protein MERNWVKLRNRALPEYRQGIKDFLDFAFEHTTMGDKIYCPCKKCNNYFAKTRDDVEADLLTIGILPSYTRWFRHGEERHFQTCDSLDSDDESDGDGLSEMVEDYCAAFNAASNVVGDSSGDGTPEEPNDDATNFFLKLGDNEQKLFQDCKYTKLSFIVKLLHIKCLSGWTNKSFTLLLQLLNDALSKVIVELPNSLYEAKKMIRDLGLDYVKIDACESNFMLYWKENSNRSECQVCGLSRWKSSEGSVRGTKVPHKVSRYFPITPRLKRFFLSKKTASYMTWHHDKRVDDGLLRHPTDSKAWKNFDEIHESFSSKKHNVRLGLASDGFNPYGNMSTTHSTWPIVLVPYNLPLWMCMKQSYFMLALLIPGPKGLGIKIDIYLQPLIDELKKLWEVGVTTFDSSRNQNFNMRAAVLWTINDFPAYRILSSWNTMGALACPSCHNETSSSYLQNGRKFCFMGHRRFLPIMHRWRLKSKKFDGKKEIGLSPKQLSGDDVLSQLCDLEFLIFRNGAKKRKHDELNEKDNWLKKSIFFKLPYWRTLLLRNNLDVMHIEKNVCDSLIGTLMSTKKKTKDNLNSRLDLKAMGIREELHLISCGEYLKLPSACYTLSVDEQRDFCGFLKEVKFPDGYSSNIARCVNLKDRKISGLKSHDCHILLETLLPLAIDGLLPEEVSAKVSKPLIVLSNFFKALCSKVLSVDDLEKMESQISIALCQLEMMFPPSFFDVMMHLPNGKILANTKELCSYFHGIETRFNRVERNWDGDRLQPYEGLPIFSPIGRALGRGYVSRQLSQEEWMQAHLYVLKNCDEVVPYIEEHKYMIQQASVKNVENQHKKQFREWFESHITQLYDERKVSKQLFDLARGPLEKTVCYNGYIVNGFRFRKNEVDCSRRTQSYGVLVKGDASTGNRDYYGVLIDIIELHYMGGNKIAMFKCEWRDVDHCGRGIMVDKYGRTLVNVTRSLKSNEPFVLACQAEQVFYVKSMRNPQWHFVIKTEPRNYYNMPSPKEENDDDEEDDDQEPYQQNDSHGHQMVFTSTDDQDDAIISLDRVDIPSRLVDMDDVDMNDVDMN from the exons ATGGAACGGAATTGGGTAAAGCTCAGGAATAGAGCTCTTCCCGAGTATAGACAAGGAATTAAAGACTTCCTTGATTTTGCATTTGAGCATACAACAATGGGGGATAAAATTTATTGTCCGTGTAAAAAATGCAATAACTACTTTGCAAAGACCAGAGATGATGTTGAGGCTGATTTGCTTACTATTGGTATTCTCCCAAGTTATACTCGTTGGTTTAGACATGGTGAGGAGAGACATTTTCAAACATGTGATAGTTTAGATAGTGATGATGAGTCAGATGGGGATGGCTTGAGTGAGATGGTAGAAGATTATTGTGCAGCCTTTAATGCAGCCAGTAATGTAGTTGGAGATTCGAGTGGCGATGGTACTCCTGAAGAGCCTAATGATGATGCAACTAACTTTTTTCTAAAACTAGGGGATAACGAGCAGAAACTTTTTCAAGATTGCAAGTATACAAAACTGTCTTTCATTGTGAAGTTACTTCATATTAAATGCCTTAGTGGTTGGACAAACAAATCGTTTACTCTATTGCTTCAATTGTTGAATGATGCGCTTTCTAAAGTTATTGTAGAGTTGCCAAATTCATTATATGAGGCAAAAAAGATGATTCGGGATTTGGGTCTTGATTATGTAAAGATAGATGCTTGTGAAagtaattttatgttgtattgGAAGGAAAATTCCAACAGAAGTGAGTGTCAAGTTTGTGGCCTCTCAAGATGGAAATCAAGTGAAGGGAGCGTAAGGGGTACAAAAGTCCCTCACAAGGTATCGCGTTATTTCCCAATAACACCAAGGCTCAAGAGGTTTTTCTTGTCAAAAAAGACAGCCTCCTACATGACTTGGCATCATGATAAGCGTGTTGATGATGGTCTATTAAGACATCCAACTGACTCTAAGGCATGGAAAAATTTTGATGAGATACACGAGTCATTTTCTTCTAAGAAGCACAATGTTAGGTTGGGTTTAGCAAGTGATGGTTTTAATCCATATGGAAACATGAGCACCACTCATAGCACATGGCCGATTGTCCTTGTTCCGTATAATTTACCACTGTGGATGTGTATGAAGCAATCTTATTTTATGCTAGCATTGCTCATTCCAGGACCGAAAGGTCTGGgaattaaaattgatatttatttgCAACCATTAATTGATGAGCTGAAAAAATTATGGGAAGTTGGTGTTACTACTTTTGACTCCTCtagaaatcaaaatttcaatatgCGTGCAGCAGTTTTATGGACAATTAATGACTTCCCAGCATATAGGATTCTTTCTAGTTGGAATACAATGGGTGCTTTGGCATGTCCTTCTTGTCATAATGAAACAAGTTCTTCCTATTTGCAAAATGGAAGAAAGTTTTGTTTCATGGGGCATCGACGCTTCTTGCCAATCATGCATAGATGGAGATTGAAATCTAAGAAATTTGATGGTAAGAAAGAGATTGGTTTATCCCCTAAACAACTATCTGGAGATGATGTGCTTAGTCAATTATGTGATCTTGAATTTTTGATATTTAGGAACGGTGCGAAGAAGAGAAAACATGATGAGTTAAATGAAAAAGATAATTGGTTGAAGAagagtatatttttcaaattaccATATTGGAGAACCTTATTATTGAGAAATAATTTAGATGTTATGCACATTGAGAAGAATGTGTGTGATAGTCTAATCGGGACATTGATGAGtactaagaaaaaaacaaaagataacttGAATTCTCGTCTTGATCTAAAAGCTATGGGCATTAGGGAGGAACTACATCTAATATCGTGTGGGGAATATTTAAAGCTCCCATCTGCATGTTATACTTTATCTGTCGACGAGCAAAGAGATTTTTGTGGATTCTTAAAGGAGGTAAAGTTTCCTGATGGTTATTCCTCAAACATTGCTAGATGTGTGAATCTAAAAGACCGGAAGATATCTGGACTTAAGAGCCATGATTGCCATATCTTATTAGAGACCTTACTTCCTTTAGCAATTGATGGATTGCTGCCAGAAGAAGTGTCTGCAAAAGTGTCTAAACCATTAATTGTGCTGAGTAATTTCTTTAAAGCACTTTGCTCAAAGGTGCTAAGTGTGGATGACTTGGAGAAAATGGAATCTCAAATTTCAATAGCACTTTGTCAGTTGGAAATGATGTTCCCTCCATCAttttttgatgttatgatgcaTTTACCCAATGGAAAGATACTTGCAAACACTAAAGAATTATGTTC ATACTTTCATGGTATTGAGACTCGATTTAATCGAGTTGAACGAAATTGGGATGGAGATCGTTTACAGCCATATGAAGGATTGCCCATTTTTTCTCCAATTGGTCGTGCTTTAGGTAGAGGATATGTCTCACGTCAACTTAGTCAAGAAGAGTGGATGCAAGCACATTTATATGTCTTGAAAAACTGCGATGAAGTGGTCCCATATATTGA GGAGCACAAGTACATGATTCAACAGGCAAGTGTTAAGAATGTAGAGAATCAGCATAAAAAACAGTTTCGAGAGTGGTTTGAAAGTCAC ATTACTCAATTATATGATGAAAGGAAAGTGAGCAAGCAACTCTTTGATTTGGCTCGTGGACCATTAGAAAAAACTGTATGTTATAATGGGTATATTGTCAATGGTTTTAGATTTCGAAAAAATGAAGTCGATTGTAGCAGAAGAACTCAAAGTTATGGAGTCTTGGTAAAAGGAGATGCAAGTACAGGCAATCGTGATTATTACGGTGTTTTAATTGATATCATTGAGTTACACTACATGGGAGGCAATAAGATTGCAATGTTTAAATGTGAATGGAGGGATGTTGACCATTGTGGTAGAGGAATTATGGTTGACAAGTATGGCCGAACTCTTGTGAATGTAACACGTTCATTAAAGAGTAATGAACCTTTCGTGTTAGCATGCCAAGCCGAGCAAGTATTTTATGTGAAAAGCATGAGGAATCCTCAGTGGcattttgttataaaaacaGAACCTCGAAATTATTACAATATGCCATCTCCAAAGGAggaaaatgatgatgatgaagaagatgatgatcaAGAGCCATACCAACAAAATGATTCACATGGGCATCAAATGGTTTTCACAAGTACTGATGATCAAGATGATGCTATTATTTCATTAGATAGGGTGGACATACCTAGCAGACTTGTGGATATGGATGATGTTGATATGAATGATGTTGATATGAATTAA